In Gigantopelta aegis isolate Gae_Host chromosome 6, Gae_host_genome, whole genome shotgun sequence, the following are encoded in one genomic region:
- the LOC121375388 gene encoding neurogenic locus notch homolog protein 1-like isoform X2: MASWLIALFTFGTFVFGQTPKPIIDRCPDFVDPFYLTFCGTPDNPDKCILASWVCDGEPDCPDGKDETPATCNNADPCDTQPCLNNGTCYGIPAKANVTVAYTICMCMPGFTGLKCENTIPESITVLSTLHPLITTPSLVVDPSVCEPSPCMYGVCTPLRAGQFYCNCVPGYGGKRCEAPLNPCISLPCLNSGMCQVYQESFICHCSAGYSGRQCQLNIDECANSPCLNNGTCVDSVNRFICQCQEGFTGKQCETNVDDCSPNRCLSGGTCQDGVNSYTCHCPEGRAGRLCEREQFCRQVDPCLNHGVCFPSTTQSAAPHCSCLPGFTGPLCEVNVDDCQGNPCVHGTCSDGVNRFQCTCDRGYQGTRCEEEHDLCVKNPCQNNAYCCSHARQWCSRNLLPGYYECYCSDGFTGTNCEREINPCANGPCKNNAMCTVINGNYQCTCPLVYSGKTCEVPQPCNSNPCFNSGLCQPSGTSYSCNCTKGHTGEFCQITQACTTDSCLNNGTCQSEKSESFCICSSGFTGSSCETKLSCATQVCQNGGTCEDVSSTEFRCLCPPQFTGQLCERFIPCASMPCRNGGTCANQGQNYRCTCAANFTGASCETTIYCNSSPCLNFGKCLESENGFKCSCLPQWTGARCETYLPCINHPCKFGAACINIDSNNYRCICPSSRTGKNCETYLACSSSPCLNAAPCENTGNTYRCICQPRYTGKNCESYVPCSESPCMNGGTCTDLQTSYSCACTDVFSGPRCEIYYPCGSSPCRNEAVCVNTPQSYSCRCRSHFTGRNCETKISACLPNPCLNKGNCSEFGLTYTCSCPATHTGPTCERYIPCSSQPCMNAGRCVNIDSSYRCECPENFSGVNCEIQLPCASRPCVHGMCENNNNSYVCHCAASYTGKNCDSQIRTCDSNNCIHGRCQLNNSVLTCVCDEGFTGPDCATEELCRRITCQNGGTCINRGTSFVCQCPPGYGGVICETQQSPCASNPCQNNATCLSNKENNMFHCFCQPGFTGNTCERLLDPCLSKPCRNYGDCTSSDGLSVSCTCRPPYTGSFCETVVTSCNPSPCENSGNCSVDEFGVFCDCTAEDQGLFCQLSENGCTEDFCSNRGECWNTQSGPVCECPNGYVGQRCETKVMGCSSNPCNEGFCFEDSQGQVVCSCMPGVTGRSCDVLVTNVSVCDVCVFEDSQGQVVCSCMPGVTGRSCDVLVTNVSVCDVCVFEDSQGQVVCSCMPGVTGRSCDVLVTNVSVCDVCVFEDSQGQVVCSCMPGVTGRSCDVLVTNVSVCDVCVFEDSQGQVVCSCMPGVTGRSCDVLVTNVSVCDVCVFEDSQGQVVCSCMPGVTSRSCDVLVTNVSVCDVCVFEDSQGQVVCSCMPGVTGRSCDVLVTNVSVCDVCVFEDSQGQVVCSCMPGVTGRSCDVLVTNVSVCDVCVFEDSQGQVVCSCMPGVTGRSCDVLVTNVSVCDVCVFEDSQGQVVCSCMPGVTGRSCDVLVTNG, translated from the exons ATGGCATCTTGGCTGATTGCATTGTTTACATTTGGAACATTTGTGTTTGGACAAACACCAAAAC CTATTATAGACCGGTGTCCTGACTTTGTGGATCCATTCTACTTGACGTTCTGTGGCACGCCCGACAACCCTGACAAGTGTATTCTAGCCAGCTGGGTGTGTGACGGGGAACCGGACTGTCCTGATGGGAAGGACGAGACACCGGCCACGTGTAACAATG CTGACCCATGTGACACACAGCCATGCCTGAACAATGGGACGTGTTACGGCATACCGGCCAAAGCCAATGTTACTGTGGCTTACACGATCTGCATGTGTATGCCTGGTTTTACTGGCTTGAAGTGTGAGAACACCATACCAGAGTCTATCACTGTGTTGTCTACACTTCATCCTCTCATCACCACACCATCTCTTG TGGTTGACCCGTCCGTCTGTGAACCGAGCCCGTGTATGTATGGTGTGTGTACTCCTCTGAGAGCAGGACAATTCTACTGCAACTGTGTTCCAG GTTACGGTGGCAAACGATGCGAAGCCCCGTTGAATCCCTGCATCTCTTTACCTTGTTTAAATAGTGGAATGTGTCAG GTGTACCAAGAATCCTTCATCTGCCATTGTTCAGCTGGCTACAGTGGAAGACAGTGCCAACTAAACATCGATGAATGCGCCAACAGTCCATGTCTTAACAATGGTACATGTGTTGACAGTGTCAACAGATTTATCTGCCAGTGCCAAGAAGGATTTACAG GAAAGCAGTGTGAAACCAACGTGGATGACTGTAGCCCCAATCGCTGTTTGTCTGGCGGTACTTGTCAAGATGGTGTCAACTCATACACCTGTCACTGCCCAGAGGGTCGAGCTGGGCGCCTGTGTGAGCGAGAACAATTCTGTAGACAGG TAGATCCGTGTCTGAACCACGGAGTGTGTTTTCCATCCACTACTCAAAGTGCTGCGCCACACTGCAGTTGTCTCCCTGGATTTACAGGACCACTGTGTGAGGTTAATGTGGATGACTGTCAAGGAAACCCATGTGTTCATG GTACGTGTTCTGATGGAGTGAACCGTTTCCAGTGTACCTGTGACCGGGGATACCAGGGAACGAGGTGTGAGGAAGAGCACGACCTGTGTGTTAAAAACCCGTGTCAAAACAACGCCTACTGCTGCAGCCATGCCAGACAGTGGTGTTCACGCAACCTCCTGCCAGGCTACTACGAGTGTTACTGTTCCGACGGATTCACAG GGACAAATTGTGAGCGGGAAATAAACCCATGTGCAAATGGTCCATGCAAAAATAATGCAATgtgcacagtgattaatggcaACTATCAGTGTACTTGCCCACTAGTGTACAGTGGAAAGACCTGTGAGGTTCCGCAGCCGTGCAACAGTAATCCGTGTTTCAACAGCGGTCTTTGCCAGCCATCTGGAACGTCCTACTCCTGCAACTGTACAAAAGGTCATACTGGAGAGTTCTGTCAGATAACCCAGGCGTGCACGACAGACTCCTGTCTCAACAATGGCACATGTCAGTCGGAGAAATCCGAATCGTTCTGCATATGTTCATCAGGTTTTACTGGGTCTTCTTGCGAAACAAAACTCTCCTGTGCCACCCAGGTCTGTCAGAATGGTGGAACCTGTGAAGACGTGTCTTCCACTGAATTCCGATGTCTTTGCCCACCACAGTTCACTGGCCAGCTTTGTGAGAGATTCATTCCATGCGCCAGTATGCCATGCAGAAATGGAGGGACATGCGCGAATCAAGGTCAAAACTACAGATGTACCTGTGCTGCAAATTTTACAGGTGCTTCGTGCGAAACTACAATCTACTGTAACAGCTCACCTTGCTTGAATTTCGGGAAATGTTTAGAAAGTGAAAACGGCTTCAAGTGTAGTTGTCTTCCACAGTGGACTGGGGCACGTTGTGAGACCTATCTTCCGTGCATTAACCATCCATGTAAGTTTGGTGCAGCCTGCATAAACATTGACAGTAACAACTACCGGTGTATCTGTCCATCCTCCAGGACTGGTAAAAACTGTGAGACTTACTTAGCATGCTCCAGCAGTCCTTGTCTCAATGCAGCTCCGTGCGAAAATACGGGCAACACCTACAGATGTATATGTCAACCAAGGTACACTGGAAAGAATTGTGAGAGTTACGTCCCTTGTTCCGAATCCCCTTGCATGAACGGAGGAACTTGCACCGATCTACAAACGTCATACAGCTGTGCATGCACAGATGTGTTTTCGGGCCCTAGGTGTGAGATCTATTACCCATGTGGCAGCAGTCCCTGTAGAAATGAAGCCGTCTGTGTGAACACTCCACAATCATATTCGTGTCGGTGTCGGTCCCATTTCACAGGCCGGAACTGTGAGACGAAAATCAGTGCATGTTTACCAAATCCTTGCCTCAACAAAGGAAACTGCTCTGAGTTCGGTTTGACATACACGTGCTCCTGCCCAGCAACCCACACGGGGCCGACATGTGAGAGATACATACCTTGTAGTAGCCAGCCGTGCATGAATGCTGGCAGATGTGTCAACATCGACAGCTCTTATCGGTGTGAATGTCCAGAAAACTTCAGTGGTGTTAATTGTGAAATTCAGCTTCCATGCGCTAGCCGGCCGTGTGTTCATGGGATGTGTGAGAATAACAATAACAGTTATGTCTGTCACTGTGCAGCGTCGTACACTGGCAAAAACTGTGATTCTCAGATCCGGACATGTGACTCGAATAACTGTATCCACGGAAGATGTCAGTTGAACAATAGTGTGCTCACATGTGTATGTGATGAAGGGTTTACTG GGCCTGATTGTGCAACTGAAGAGTTATGTCGACGGATAACCTGTCAAAATGGAGGAACGTGCATTAACCGTGGCACGTCATTTGTCTGTCAGTGTCCACCAGGCTATGGTGGTGTCATTTGTGAAACTCAGCAGTCACCGTGTGCATCCAATCCTTGTCAAAACAACGCCACCTGTCTCAGCAACAAGGAAAACAACATGTTTCACTGTTTCTGTCAGCCAGGATTTACTG GTAACACATGCGAGAGACTGCTGGATCCCTGTTTGTCTAAGCCATGTCGTAACTATGGTGACTGCACCTCATCAGATGGACTGTCAGTTTCATGCACCTGTCGTCCACCATACACAG GTTCATTCTGTGAGACTGTGGTGACCAGCTGTAATCCGTCTCCGTGTGAAAACTCTGGTAACTGTTCTGTTGATGAGTTTGGAGTCTTCTGTGACTGCACTGCTGAGGATCAGGGCTTATTCTGTCAGCTTTCAG AGAATGGGTGTACAGAAGACTTCTGTTCAAACAGAGGAGAATGCTGGAACACTCAGTCAGGTCCAGTCTGTGAATGTCCTAATGGCTATGTG GGTCAGCGTTGTGAAACGAAAGTCATGGGCTGTAGTTCTAATCCGTGTAATGAAGGATTCTGCTTTGAAGACAGTCAGGGGCAGGTTGTGTGTTCCTGTATGCCTggtgtcaccggtagaagctgTGATGTGCTAGTTACAAATGTGAGTGTATgtgatgtttgtgtgtttgaGGACAGTCAGGGGCAGGTTGTGTGTTCCTGTATGCCTggtgtcaccggtagaagctgTGATGTGCTAGTTACAAATGTGAGTGTATgtgatgtttgtgtgtttgaGGACAGTCAGGGGCAGGTTGTGTGTTCCTGTATGCCTggtgtcaccggtagaagctgTGATGTGCTAGTTACAAATGTGAGTGTATgtgatgtttgtgtgtttgaGGACAGTCAGGGGCAGGTTGTGTGTTCCTGTATGCCTggtgtcaccggtagaagctgTGATGTGCTAGTTACAAATGTGAGTGTATgtgatgtttgtgtgtttgaGGACAGTCAGGGGCAGGTTGTGTGTTCCTGTATGCCTggtgtcaccggtagaagctgTGATGTGCTAGTTACAAATGTGAGTGTATgtgatgtttgtgtgtttgaGGACAGTCAGGGGCAGGTTGTGTGTTCCTGTATGCCTGGTGTCACCAGTAGAAGCTGTGATGTGCTAGTTACAAATGTGAGTGTATgtgatgtttgtgtgtttgaGGACAGTCAGGGGCAGGTTGTGTGTTCCTGTATGCCTggtgtcaccggtagaagctgTGATGTGCTAGTTACAAATGTGAGTGTATgtgatgtttgtgtgtttgaGGACAGTCAGGGGCAGGTTGTGTGTTCCTGTATGCCTggtgtcaccggtagaagctgTGATGTGCTAGTTACAAATGTGAGTGTATgtgatgtttgtgtgtttgaGGACAGTCAGGGGCAGGTTGTGTGTTCCTGTATGCCTggtgtcaccggtagaagctgTGATGTGCTAGTTACAAATGTGAGTGTATgtgatgtttgtgtgtttgaGGACAGTCAGGGGCAGGTTGTGTGTTCCTGTATGCCTggtgtcaccggtagaagctgTGATGTGCTAGTTACAAAT ggATGA
- the LOC121375388 gene encoding neurogenic locus Notch protein-like isoform X1, producing the protein MASWLIALFTFGTFVFGQTPKPIIDRCPDFVDPFYLTFCGTPDNPDKCILASWVCDGEPDCPDGKDETPATCNNADPCDTQPCLNNGTCYGIPAKANVTVAYTICMCMPGFTGLKCENTIPESITVLSTLHPLITTPSLVVDPSVCEPSPCMYGVCTPLRAGQFYCNCVPGYGGKRCEAPLNPCISLPCLNSGMCQVYQESFICHCSAGYSGRQCQLNIDECANSPCLNNGTCVDSVNRFICQCQEGFTGKQCETNVDDCSPNRCLSGGTCQDGVNSYTCHCPEGRAGRLCEREQFCRQVDPCLNHGVCFPSTTQSAAPHCSCLPGFTGPLCEVNVDDCQGNPCVHGTCSDGVNRFQCTCDRGYQGTRCEEEHDLCVKNPCQNNAYCCSHARQWCSRNLLPGYYECYCSDGFTGTNCEREINPCANGPCKNNAMCTVINGNYQCTCPLVYSGKTCEVPQPCNSNPCFNSGLCQPSGTSYSCNCTKGHTGEFCQITQACTTDSCLNNGTCQSEKSESFCICSSGFTGSSCETKLSCATQVCQNGGTCEDVSSTEFRCLCPPQFTGQLCERFIPCASMPCRNGGTCANQGQNYRCTCAANFTGASCETTIYCNSSPCLNFGKCLESENGFKCSCLPQWTGARCETYLPCINHPCKFGAACINIDSNNYRCICPSSRTGKNCETYLACSSSPCLNAAPCENTGNTYRCICQPRYTGKNCESYVPCSESPCMNGGTCTDLQTSYSCACTDVFSGPRCEIYYPCGSSPCRNEAVCVNTPQSYSCRCRSHFTGRNCETKISACLPNPCLNKGNCSEFGLTYTCSCPATHTGPTCERYIPCSSQPCMNAGRCVNIDSSYRCECPENFSGVNCEIQLPCASRPCVHGMCENNNNSYVCHCAASYTGKNCDSQIRTCDSNNCIHGRCQLNNSVLTCVCDEGFTGPDCATEELCRRITCQNGGTCINRGTSFVCQCPPGYGGVICETQQSPCASNPCQNNATCLSNKENNMFHCFCQPGFTGTLCDKVLNPCDLLPCKNNATCLNVGNSYVCQCLPTYTGNTCERLLDPCLSKPCRNYGDCTSSDGLSVSCTCRPPYTGSFCETVVTSCNPSPCENSGNCSVDEFGVFCDCTAEDQGLFCQLSENGCTEDFCSNRGECWNTQSGPVCECPNGYVGQRCETKVMGCSSNPCNEGFCFEDSQGQVVCSCMPGVTGRSCDVLVTNVSVCDVCVFEDSQGQVVCSCMPGVTGRSCDVLVTNVSVCDVCVFEDSQGQVVCSCMPGVTGRSCDVLVTNVSVCDVCVFEDSQGQVVCSCMPGVTGRSCDVLVTNVSVCDVCVFEDSQGQVVCSCMPGVTGRSCDVLVTNVSVCDVCVFEDSQGQVVCSCMPGVTSRSCDVLVTNVSVCDVCVFEDSQGQVVCSCMPGVTGRSCDVLVTNVSVCDVCVFEDSQGQVVCSCMPGVTGRSCDVLVTNVSVCDVCVFEDSQGQVVCSCMPGVTGRSCDVLVTNVSVCDVCVFEDSQGQVVCSCMPGVTGRSCDVLVTNG; encoded by the exons ATGGCATCTTGGCTGATTGCATTGTTTACATTTGGAACATTTGTGTTTGGACAAACACCAAAAC CTATTATAGACCGGTGTCCTGACTTTGTGGATCCATTCTACTTGACGTTCTGTGGCACGCCCGACAACCCTGACAAGTGTATTCTAGCCAGCTGGGTGTGTGACGGGGAACCGGACTGTCCTGATGGGAAGGACGAGACACCGGCCACGTGTAACAATG CTGACCCATGTGACACACAGCCATGCCTGAACAATGGGACGTGTTACGGCATACCGGCCAAAGCCAATGTTACTGTGGCTTACACGATCTGCATGTGTATGCCTGGTTTTACTGGCTTGAAGTGTGAGAACACCATACCAGAGTCTATCACTGTGTTGTCTACACTTCATCCTCTCATCACCACACCATCTCTTG TGGTTGACCCGTCCGTCTGTGAACCGAGCCCGTGTATGTATGGTGTGTGTACTCCTCTGAGAGCAGGACAATTCTACTGCAACTGTGTTCCAG GTTACGGTGGCAAACGATGCGAAGCCCCGTTGAATCCCTGCATCTCTTTACCTTGTTTAAATAGTGGAATGTGTCAG GTGTACCAAGAATCCTTCATCTGCCATTGTTCAGCTGGCTACAGTGGAAGACAGTGCCAACTAAACATCGATGAATGCGCCAACAGTCCATGTCTTAACAATGGTACATGTGTTGACAGTGTCAACAGATTTATCTGCCAGTGCCAAGAAGGATTTACAG GAAAGCAGTGTGAAACCAACGTGGATGACTGTAGCCCCAATCGCTGTTTGTCTGGCGGTACTTGTCAAGATGGTGTCAACTCATACACCTGTCACTGCCCAGAGGGTCGAGCTGGGCGCCTGTGTGAGCGAGAACAATTCTGTAGACAGG TAGATCCGTGTCTGAACCACGGAGTGTGTTTTCCATCCACTACTCAAAGTGCTGCGCCACACTGCAGTTGTCTCCCTGGATTTACAGGACCACTGTGTGAGGTTAATGTGGATGACTGTCAAGGAAACCCATGTGTTCATG GTACGTGTTCTGATGGAGTGAACCGTTTCCAGTGTACCTGTGACCGGGGATACCAGGGAACGAGGTGTGAGGAAGAGCACGACCTGTGTGTTAAAAACCCGTGTCAAAACAACGCCTACTGCTGCAGCCATGCCAGACAGTGGTGTTCACGCAACCTCCTGCCAGGCTACTACGAGTGTTACTGTTCCGACGGATTCACAG GGACAAATTGTGAGCGGGAAATAAACCCATGTGCAAATGGTCCATGCAAAAATAATGCAATgtgcacagtgattaatggcaACTATCAGTGTACTTGCCCACTAGTGTACAGTGGAAAGACCTGTGAGGTTCCGCAGCCGTGCAACAGTAATCCGTGTTTCAACAGCGGTCTTTGCCAGCCATCTGGAACGTCCTACTCCTGCAACTGTACAAAAGGTCATACTGGAGAGTTCTGTCAGATAACCCAGGCGTGCACGACAGACTCCTGTCTCAACAATGGCACATGTCAGTCGGAGAAATCCGAATCGTTCTGCATATGTTCATCAGGTTTTACTGGGTCTTCTTGCGAAACAAAACTCTCCTGTGCCACCCAGGTCTGTCAGAATGGTGGAACCTGTGAAGACGTGTCTTCCACTGAATTCCGATGTCTTTGCCCACCACAGTTCACTGGCCAGCTTTGTGAGAGATTCATTCCATGCGCCAGTATGCCATGCAGAAATGGAGGGACATGCGCGAATCAAGGTCAAAACTACAGATGTACCTGTGCTGCAAATTTTACAGGTGCTTCGTGCGAAACTACAATCTACTGTAACAGCTCACCTTGCTTGAATTTCGGGAAATGTTTAGAAAGTGAAAACGGCTTCAAGTGTAGTTGTCTTCCACAGTGGACTGGGGCACGTTGTGAGACCTATCTTCCGTGCATTAACCATCCATGTAAGTTTGGTGCAGCCTGCATAAACATTGACAGTAACAACTACCGGTGTATCTGTCCATCCTCCAGGACTGGTAAAAACTGTGAGACTTACTTAGCATGCTCCAGCAGTCCTTGTCTCAATGCAGCTCCGTGCGAAAATACGGGCAACACCTACAGATGTATATGTCAACCAAGGTACACTGGAAAGAATTGTGAGAGTTACGTCCCTTGTTCCGAATCCCCTTGCATGAACGGAGGAACTTGCACCGATCTACAAACGTCATACAGCTGTGCATGCACAGATGTGTTTTCGGGCCCTAGGTGTGAGATCTATTACCCATGTGGCAGCAGTCCCTGTAGAAATGAAGCCGTCTGTGTGAACACTCCACAATCATATTCGTGTCGGTGTCGGTCCCATTTCACAGGCCGGAACTGTGAGACGAAAATCAGTGCATGTTTACCAAATCCTTGCCTCAACAAAGGAAACTGCTCTGAGTTCGGTTTGACATACACGTGCTCCTGCCCAGCAACCCACACGGGGCCGACATGTGAGAGATACATACCTTGTAGTAGCCAGCCGTGCATGAATGCTGGCAGATGTGTCAACATCGACAGCTCTTATCGGTGTGAATGTCCAGAAAACTTCAGTGGTGTTAATTGTGAAATTCAGCTTCCATGCGCTAGCCGGCCGTGTGTTCATGGGATGTGTGAGAATAACAATAACAGTTATGTCTGTCACTGTGCAGCGTCGTACACTGGCAAAAACTGTGATTCTCAGATCCGGACATGTGACTCGAATAACTGTATCCACGGAAGATGTCAGTTGAACAATAGTGTGCTCACATGTGTATGTGATGAAGGGTTTACTG GGCCTGATTGTGCAACTGAAGAGTTATGTCGACGGATAACCTGTCAAAATGGAGGAACGTGCATTAACCGTGGCACGTCATTTGTCTGTCAGTGTCCACCAGGCTATGGTGGTGTCATTTGTGAAACTCAGCAGTCACCGTGTGCATCCAATCCTTGTCAAAACAACGCCACCTGTCTCAGCAACAAGGAAAACAACATGTTTCACTGTTTCTGTCAGCCAGGATTTACTG GCACTCTTTGTGATAAGGTTCTTAATCCGTGTGATCTTCTCCCGTGTAAGAATAATGCCACGTGTCTCAATGTTGGAAACTCCTATGTGTGTCAGTGTCTTCCCACCTACACAG GTAACACATGCGAGAGACTGCTGGATCCCTGTTTGTCTAAGCCATGTCGTAACTATGGTGACTGCACCTCATCAGATGGACTGTCAGTTTCATGCACCTGTCGTCCACCATACACAG GTTCATTCTGTGAGACTGTGGTGACCAGCTGTAATCCGTCTCCGTGTGAAAACTCTGGTAACTGTTCTGTTGATGAGTTTGGAGTCTTCTGTGACTGCACTGCTGAGGATCAGGGCTTATTCTGTCAGCTTTCAG AGAATGGGTGTACAGAAGACTTCTGTTCAAACAGAGGAGAATGCTGGAACACTCAGTCAGGTCCAGTCTGTGAATGTCCTAATGGCTATGTG GGTCAGCGTTGTGAAACGAAAGTCATGGGCTGTAGTTCTAATCCGTGTAATGAAGGATTCTGCTTTGAAGACAGTCAGGGGCAGGTTGTGTGTTCCTGTATGCCTggtgtcaccggtagaagctgTGATGTGCTAGTTACAAATGTGAGTGTATgtgatgtttgtgtgtttgaGGACAGTCAGGGGCAGGTTGTGTGTTCCTGTATGCCTggtgtcaccggtagaagctgTGATGTGCTAGTTACAAATGTGAGTGTATgtgatgtttgtgtgtttgaGGACAGTCAGGGGCAGGTTGTGTGTTCCTGTATGCCTggtgtcaccggtagaagctgTGATGTGCTAGTTACAAATGTGAGTGTATgtgatgtttgtgtgtttgaGGACAGTCAGGGGCAGGTTGTGTGTTCCTGTATGCCTggtgtcaccggtagaagctgTGATGTGCTAGTTACAAATGTGAGTGTATgtgatgtttgtgtgtttgaGGACAGTCAGGGGCAGGTTGTGTGTTCCTGTATGCCTggtgtcaccggtagaagctgTGATGTGCTAGTTACAAATGTGAGTGTATgtgatgtttgtgtgtttgaGGACAGTCAGGGGCAGGTTGTGTGTTCCTGTATGCCTGGTGTCACCAGTAGAAGCTGTGATGTGCTAGTTACAAATGTGAGTGTATgtgatgtttgtgtgtttgaGGACAGTCAGGGGCAGGTTGTGTGTTCCTGTATGCCTggtgtcaccggtagaagctgTGATGTGCTAGTTACAAATGTGAGTGTATgtgatgtttgtgtgtttgaGGACAGTCAGGGGCAGGTTGTGTGTTCCTGTATGCCTggtgtcaccggtagaagctgTGATGTGCTAGTTACAAATGTGAGTGTATgtgatgtttgtgtgtttgaGGACAGTCAGGGGCAGGTTGTGTGTTCCTGTATGCCTggtgtcaccggtagaagctgTGATGTGCTAGTTACAAATGTGAGTGTATgtgatgtttgtgtgtttgaGGACAGTCAGGGGCAGGTTGTGTGTTCCTGTATGCCTggtgtcaccggtagaagctgTGATGTGCTAGTTACAAAT ggATGA